A genome region from Thermomonospora amylolytica includes the following:
- a CDS encoding SgcJ/EcaC family oxidoreductase, producing the protein MTAHDTAAITAVLDRLAAAWKAGDGAAYGAEFTENATYITYVGTLYVGAPEIGTAHQALFGSFLKGTQLAYEIVSIRFTAPDTALVVTRGDTHKGKPGKLHKIQTYTLTRQPDGTWKVAAFQNTKHKPVMEAISFKFQPTSKPAAA; encoded by the coding sequence GTGACCGCTCACGACACCGCCGCGATCACCGCCGTCCTGGACCGCCTGGCCGCCGCCTGGAAAGCCGGCGACGGCGCCGCCTACGGCGCGGAGTTCACCGAGAACGCCACCTACATCACCTACGTGGGCACCCTGTACGTCGGCGCCCCGGAGATCGGCACCGCACACCAGGCCCTGTTCGGCAGCTTCCTCAAGGGCACTCAGCTCGCCTACGAGATCGTCAGCATCCGGTTCACCGCCCCCGACACCGCCTTGGTCGTCACTCGTGGCGACACCCACAAGGGCAAGCCCGGCAAGCTCCACAAAATCCAGACCTATACCCTGACCCGCCAACCCGACGGCACCTGGAAGGTCGCCGCCTTCCAGAACACCAAGCACAAGCCCGTCATGGAGGCCATCTCCTTCAAGTTCCAGCCCACTTCCAAGCCCGCCGCAGCCTGA
- a CDS encoding AfsR/SARP family transcriptional regulator, with the protein MRYRILGPLELWEGDRQVPLAPTKWRVLLAVLLVEANQMVSTDRLLEELWGERPPQSAAKLLQGYVSRVRQALDDRAGRLLVTHVQGYKAHGYRLVVAPDDVDAHRFEDLVEQGRRALGRNRPEEAGERLREALALWRDTPFADVPSTPAVEAETTRLAVSRLHAQELRIEVELRLGHHESVLDELEALAAANPLRESLRGQLMLALYRAGRQADALAVYQSLRDALVSELGIEPGPPLQELHLQILKGDATLLEVPRPPETPRERVAELSPPAAIVPRQLPRTKAAVIGRGGEISVIRKLLERDDGEGAAIVAIDGIGGVGKSALAIHSAHQVAARFPDGQLYVDLRGSTAGLAPLGAAEVLGRFLTALGVDARGIPGDVDDAAAMFRSLVADRRVLVVLDNAANADQVRPLLPAGPGCAVLITSREILTTLEGAAHVHLDVLFHDQAIALLEKLVGPERVAAERETADAIVQRCGGLPLALRIVGARLAARPGWPLSTIRDKLADAQTRLDELRVGDVTVRASFETSYEGLCHGGQDLDRDAARAFRLFGVVPGPDVSLPVATALLGVPAARAENALERLVDAHLLHSPSPLRYKMHDLLRLFAREAAECDEREDEREAALERLVRCYLATAQRAVSALGLARHLPERPVGDPSARPVRLADRTEATAWLETERENLLATVKQAATRSEHLARLAVWLTQPLQWFLYPRADVQELRHLNELAIRTARDLGDREGEAWGLNNMASVHWLCREYAEMRECLESAIAIWRAIGDRKGEQASLCNLADALAELELFEEAMAVQESQLAAARELGDRLAELAGLGNLGRICRGLGRSDEALANFQESIRCAREIGDQTCESFALHEVSRLHRESKRFQEAQEALERMERLSAAWTDPGAYARWRGHPWSAIFPHIKYAVPS; encoded by the coding sequence ATGCGCTACCGCATCCTCGGGCCGCTTGAACTGTGGGAGGGGGACCGGCAGGTCCCGCTCGCTCCGACCAAGTGGAGGGTGCTGCTGGCGGTGCTGCTGGTCGAGGCCAACCAGATGGTGTCCACCGACCGGCTGCTGGAAGAACTCTGGGGCGAACGGCCGCCGCAGAGCGCCGCGAAGCTGTTGCAGGGCTACGTCTCCCGCGTGCGGCAGGCGCTGGACGACAGGGCCGGGCGGCTTCTGGTCACGCATGTCCAGGGCTACAAGGCCCACGGGTACCGGCTCGTGGTGGCACCCGACGACGTCGACGCGCACAGGTTCGAGGACCTGGTCGAGCAGGGAAGGCGGGCGCTCGGCCGCAACAGGCCCGAAGAGGCCGGTGAGCGGCTTCGTGAGGCGCTGGCGCTCTGGCGGGACACGCCCTTCGCCGATGTGCCGTCGACACCGGCCGTCGAAGCGGAGACGACCCGGCTGGCGGTGTCCCGCCTCCATGCGCAGGAACTCCGCATCGAGGTCGAGCTCAGGCTCGGCCATCACGAGAGCGTGCTGGACGAGCTTGAGGCGCTGGCGGCGGCGAACCCGCTGCGCGAGAGCCTGCGCGGCCAGTTGATGCTGGCGCTGTACCGGGCGGGCAGGCAGGCCGACGCACTGGCCGTGTACCAGAGCCTGCGCGACGCCCTTGTCAGTGAACTGGGCATCGAACCCGGACCGCCGCTGCAGGAGCTCCATCTGCAGATCCTCAAGGGCGACGCCACCTTGCTGGAGGTGCCGCGGCCGCCGGAGACGCCGCGTGAGCGCGTCGCGGAGCTCTCGCCTCCGGCCGCGATCGTGCCCCGGCAGCTCCCGCGCACCAAGGCCGCCGTCATCGGCCGTGGCGGCGAGATCTCCGTGATCCGCAAGTTGCTGGAGCGCGACGACGGGGAAGGGGCGGCGATCGTCGCCATCGACGGCATCGGCGGAGTGGGCAAGTCCGCGCTGGCCATCCACAGCGCCCACCAGGTCGCCGCCCGGTTTCCGGACGGACAGCTCTACGTCGACCTGCGCGGTTCCACCGCCGGGCTGGCGCCTCTGGGGGCCGCCGAGGTCCTGGGCCGGTTCCTGACCGCCCTGGGCGTGGACGCCCGGGGGATTCCGGGGGACGTCGACGACGCGGCGGCGATGTTCCGGTCGCTGGTCGCCGACCGCCGGGTGCTGGTGGTGCTGGACAACGCGGCCAACGCCGACCAGGTCCGGCCGCTGCTGCCGGCCGGCCCGGGGTGCGCGGTGCTGATCACCAGCCGGGAGATACTCACCACGCTGGAGGGCGCCGCCCATGTGCATCTGGACGTGCTGTTCCACGACCAGGCCATCGCCCTTCTGGAGAAGCTGGTCGGACCCGAGCGGGTCGCCGCCGAGAGGGAGACGGCCGATGCGATCGTGCAGCGGTGCGGGGGGCTGCCGCTGGCCCTGCGCATCGTCGGCGCCAGGCTCGCGGCACGTCCTGGATGGCCGCTGAGCACCATCAGGGACAAGCTCGCGGACGCCCAGACCCGGCTCGACGAACTGCGGGTCGGTGATGTGACGGTCCGGGCGAGCTTCGAGACCAGCTACGAGGGACTGTGCCACGGCGGCCAGGACCTCGACCGGGACGCCGCACGCGCCTTCCGGCTGTTCGGCGTGGTGCCCGGGCCCGACGTGAGCCTGCCCGTGGCGACCGCGCTGCTCGGGGTGCCGGCCGCGCGGGCCGAGAACGCGCTCGAAAGGCTCGTGGACGCGCATCTTCTGCACTCGCCGTCTCCGTTGCGCTACAAGATGCACGACCTGCTGCGCCTGTTCGCCCGCGAAGCGGCCGAGTGCGACGAACGGGAGGACGAGCGGGAGGCCGCGCTGGAGCGGCTGGTGCGCTGTTACCTGGCGACGGCCCAACGGGCGGTCTCGGCGCTCGGCCTGGCGCGGCACCTGCCCGAGCGTCCCGTCGGCGACCCGTCCGCGCGGCCCGTCCGCCTGGCCGACCGGACCGAGGCGACGGCCTGGCTGGAGACCGAGCGTGAGAACCTGCTGGCCACGGTCAAGCAGGCGGCCACACGATCAGAACACCTCGCACGCCTGGCGGTCTGGCTGACCCAGCCCCTGCAGTGGTTCCTGTACCCGCGGGCCGACGTCCAGGAATTGCGTCACCTGAACGAACTGGCCATCCGCACGGCTCGCGACCTGGGGGACCGCGAAGGGGAGGCGTGGGGCCTGAACAACATGGCCTCGGTCCACTGGCTGTGCCGCGAGTACGCCGAGATGAGGGAATGCCTGGAGTCGGCGATCGCCATCTGGCGCGCGATCGGCGACCGGAAGGGCGAGCAGGCCTCGTTGTGCAACCTCGCCGACGCGCTGGCGGAACTGGAGCTCTTCGAGGAGGCGATGGCGGTCCAGGAGAGCCAGCTGGCCGCCGCCCGGGAACTCGGGGACCGGCTGGCCGAGCTGGCCGGGCTGGGCAACCTCGGCCGGATCTGCCGCGGCCTGGGCCGTTCCGACGAGGCCCTGGCCAACTTCCAGGAGAGCATCCGGTGCGCGCGGGAGATCGGCGACCAGACCTGCGAGAGCTTCGCCCTCCATGAGGTCAGCCGGCTCCACCGGGAGAGCAAGAGGTTTCAGGAGGCGCAGGAGGCTCTGGAACGGATGGAACGCCTCAGCGCGGCCTGGACCGACCCCGGGGCGTACGCACGGTGGCGCGGTCACCCCTGGAGCGCGATCTTTCCGCACATCAAGTACGCCGTGCCGTCATGA